One region of Oryzomonas sagensis genomic DNA includes:
- a CDS encoding nitrogenase component 1 — translation MSYIDLKSPPKREDRLKACIAHGGTICEMAGAKGKKSCLHDDGERSFTQGSICLILPALAMLNTLPDNVVLLHSAIGCGGCTHSQNTNVRFGSNARWGRPKDGVWLSTAMDETDVITGGEEKLEQAIIEADRRYRPFSITVVAGCVPGIIGDDIDGVVQRVQPQVTAKLLPVHCEGFKTKIWATAYDAVYHGIGRTLLSPGEQSPTGDGLAPFKGLERLPRTVNLMNVSSMGRVDEVELERLLTTLGLDVNVFPVFAHPENMVKATQAALSVSTCPTHDDYFLGYLEERFGVPSLIRHMPIGIENTGLWLRDVAARFGEEEKAERIIEHEERELREALEVFRPVFEGKRVFISAGEFRALATARLLEELGLTVTGIRSFHHDEFAEGEYRKLADSSKDDYVVDVANVQPFEEANLLKRIKPDLFLGHANGNGTAAKLGIPTHVIYNTGLAYIGYRGVYEVARRLYRQLKNPIYNRKLGENLRLPYSDAWYTADPFSHIDQRGGTAA, via the coding sequence ATGAGCTATATCGACCTGAAATCCCCCCCGAAGCGCGAAGACCGCCTCAAGGCCTGCATCGCCCACGGCGGCACGATCTGCGAAATGGCCGGCGCCAAGGGCAAGAAGTCCTGCCTGCACGACGACGGCGAACGCTCCTTCACCCAAGGGTCCATCTGCCTGATCCTGCCGGCCCTGGCCATGCTCAACACCCTACCGGACAATGTGGTGTTGCTGCACAGCGCCATCGGCTGCGGCGGCTGCACCCACTCCCAGAACACCAATGTCCGCTTCGGCAGCAATGCGCGCTGGGGACGCCCCAAGGACGGCGTCTGGCTCTCCACGGCCATGGATGAAACCGATGTCATCACCGGAGGAGAAGAGAAGCTGGAACAGGCCATCATCGAGGCCGACCGGCGGTACCGCCCCTTCAGCATTACCGTGGTGGCGGGCTGTGTGCCCGGCATCATCGGCGACGATATCGACGGCGTGGTGCAACGGGTTCAGCCCCAGGTGACCGCCAAGCTGCTGCCGGTGCATTGCGAAGGCTTCAAGACCAAGATCTGGGCCACGGCCTACGATGCGGTCTATCACGGCATCGGCCGCACCCTGCTCTCCCCGGGGGAACAGTCGCCGACCGGGGACGGCCTGGCGCCCTTCAAGGGGCTGGAACGCCTGCCCCGCACCGTCAACCTCATGAACGTGTCCTCCATGGGGCGTGTCGACGAGGTGGAGCTGGAGCGCCTCCTGACCACCCTCGGCCTGGATGTCAACGTCTTCCCGGTCTTCGCCCATCCCGAGAACATGGTCAAGGCCACCCAGGCGGCACTCTCCGTGAGCACGTGCCCGACCCATGACGACTATTTCCTCGGTTATCTGGAGGAGCGTTTCGGCGTCCCCTCCCTGATCCGCCACATGCCGATCGGCATCGAGAACACCGGCCTCTGGCTGCGGGACGTGGCGGCCCGTTTCGGCGAGGAGGAGAAGGCGGAGCGGATCATCGAACATGAGGAGCGGGAACTGCGGGAGGCGTTGGAGGTCTTCCGCCCCGTGTTCGAGGGCAAGCGGGTCTTCATCAGCGCGGGCGAGTTCCGCGCCTTGGCAACGGCCCGGCTGCTGGAAGAGCTGGGGCTCACGGTCACGGGCATCCGCTCCTTCCACCACGACGAATTCGCCGAGGGGGAATATCGGAAACTGGCCGATTCCAGCAAGGACGATTATGTGGTCGATGTCGCCAACGTACAGCCCTTCGAGGAGGCCAACCTGCTGAAAAGGATCAAGCCGGACCTGTTCCTGGGGCATGCCAACGGCAACGGCACCGCCGCCAAGCTGGGCATTCCCACCCATGTCATCTACAACACCGGCCTGGCCTACATCGGCTACCGCGGGGTCTACGAGGTTGCCCGCCGCCTGTACCGCCAGCTCAAAAATCCGATCTATAACCGCAAGCTGGGCGAAAATCTCCGGCTTCCCTACAGTGACGCCTGGTACACGGCGGACCCCTTTTCCCATATCGATCAACGTGGAGGTACAGCGGCATGA